A portion of the Lolium rigidum isolate FL_2022 chromosome 1, APGP_CSIRO_Lrig_0.1, whole genome shotgun sequence genome contains these proteins:
- the LOC124693539 gene encoding kinesin-like protein KIN-14M isoform X5 has product MGLPSFTASDLDTGPVSAVVASVLALRDQFLPHAGEGWNFSVQQNGRKHSNELPRRENGQVTQNFEVTEDSKQMETMAQKVSKSPAVSEPLSPKVRPGQSSISRHAGRNFHEVFQLRQGGYSDLPSCKISEMMKSTSMDNAPTQSLLSVVNGILDEIIERKNGEIPYQLSCLLRRIVLEIERRISTQAEHIRNQNNLMKAREEKYKSRIRVLEALANGNSGQIHVAEDPVQQIKMEKDKLQEKRRLVEEDLTKLIKDKENVTRLTKDKEDMARLLNDKEDIIRLMKEKEEMARLIKAKEDRVILKKGKDEDRDQSASEPIAKPIVHKDELISLMKDRDNNKNTIMRLKLELEATKSSYEESHSLLESKKEDVLKLLKDKENSDNVISQLRQELAIARRSHETYIQELKTTALQENRELEHRIKEVELKLEHSTNRGRYLEDLLESRIQTWEQKEIMLSEFVGLQVQNVQDLRLSSVSIRHEILNCQKSWSEELSGLGQSLKVLTSAAENYHATLEENRKLFNEVQELKGNIRVFCRIRPFLPNEDHKSSTTELIGDNGELILANPTKTGKEGSKLFKFNKVLGPTSSQDEVFKDIQPLIRSVLDGYNVCIFAYGQTGSGKTYTMTGPENATEEELGVNFRALNDLFLISRNRGDTIMYDVSVQMIEIYNEQIRDLLGSKGSEKKLEILNASHPSGLAVPDATIHPVNSTSDVIELIRTGLGNRAVGATALNERSSRSHSVVTVHIQGVDLKTGATLRGALHLVDLAGSERVDRSAVTGDRLKEAQHINKSLSALGDVIFSLSQKTSHIPYRNSKLTQVLQSSLGGHAKTLMFVQINPDVSSYAESLSTLRFAERVSGVELGAAKMNKEGKDIREFKEQLSLLKDKIAKKDEEINQLQTHTPRTMSGKRADSLLKRSSSSSGVSYLGSKIQHRRTASCGKALGFVSRGSDADNFSEISDRHSEASSMQSVDDIHQQSEIMAHSKLSEDETGPNSADPEIDCFGYADSEGRLSDISDSGLSMGTETDGSVSSMVEYALFPEQEKNASTWKEQKGAPNTPIDRLRKVTTRVQKAATPKTTTSSSLWPKSSDSPPRSPMSASTRRSTIPRATSSPRTSNTPKRWN; this is encoded by the exons ATGGGCCTTCCCAGCTTCACCGCCTCGGACCTCGACACG GGCCCAGTGTCAGCTGTGGTTGCCTCTGTTCTGGCACTAAGGGATCAGTTTCTCCCACATGCTGGGGAAGGCTGGAATTTTAGCGTACAACAAAATGGCAGGAAGCACAGCAATGAACTTCCCAGAAGGGAGAATGGTCAGGTAACACAAAATTTTGAAGTAACAGAAGATAGCAAACAAATGGAAACCATGGCACAGAAGGTCTCCAAAAGTCCGGCTGTATCAG AACCATTATCTCCTAAAGTACGACCTGGACAATCTTCTATATCACGGCATGCTGGACGCAATTTTCATGAAGTCTTCCAACTTAGGCAAGGAGGTTATTCTGATCTGCCAAGTTGTAAAATTTCAGAGATGATGAAGTCCACCAGCATGGAT AATGCCCCTACGCAGTCACTTTTGAGTGTTGTGAATGGCATCCTTGATGAGATCATTGAGAGGAAGAATGGAGAAATTCCTTAT CAACTCTCTTGCTTGTTGAGACGGATCGTACTGGAGATTGAGCGCCGTATTTCTACGCAGGCAGAGCATATAAGAAAT CAAAATAACCTTATGAAAGCACGTGAAGAGAAATATAAATCAAGGATAAGAGTGCTAGAAGCACTAGCAAATGGGAACAGTGGGCAAATACAT GTTGCTGAAGACCCTGtgcaacagataaag ATGGAGAAAGACAAACTTCAAGAGAAAAGGCGTTTAGTTGAGGAAGATCTGACAAAGTTGATCAAGGACAAGGAAAATGTAACTAGATTAACAAAGGACAAGGAAGACATGGCTAGACTGTTGAATGACAAGGAAGACATAATTCGGTTGATGAAAGAGAAGGAAGAAATGGCTAGATTGATAAAGGCGAAGGAAGACAGGGTTATCTTGAAGAAAGGTAAGGATGAAGACAGAGATCAATCGGCAAGTGAACCTATAGCTAAGCCAATTGTTCACAAGGATGAACTCATTAGTTTAATGAAGGATAGAGATAACAATAAAAATACAATTATGAGACTAAAGTTGGAACTAGAAGCTACCAAATCATCATACGAAGAGAGCCACAGCCTCCTGGAGTCTAAGAAGGAAGATGTACTTAAGCTTCTGAAGGATAAGGAGAACAGTGACAATGTAATATCACAACTCCGGCAAGAACTTGCCATAGCAAGAAGATCACATGAGACATATATTCAAGAATTGAAGACAACGGCTTTGCAGGAAAATAGGGAGCTCGAACATAGGATAAAGGAAGTAGAGCTAAAGCTAGAACATTCTACCAATAGAGGAAGATACCTTGAAGATTTGCTGGAATCAAGAATCCAAACTTGGGAGCAGAAGGAAATCATGCTGAGCGAATTTGTAGGTCTACAAGTACAGAATGTTCAG GATTTGAGGTTATCTTCTGTTTCCATTAGGCATGAAATCCTAAACTGCCAGAAAAGCTGGTCTGAAGAACTTAGTGGCCTTG GACAAAGCCTTAAGGTATTGACAAGTGCTGCAGAAAATTATCATGCTACTCttgaagaaaatagaaaattGTTCAACGAGGTTCAGGAGCTAAAAG GAAATATCAGAGTCTTTTGCCGGATAAGACCTTTTCTTCCTAACGAGGATCATAAGTCTAGTACAACTGAACTTATTGGTGATAACGGTGAACTCATTTTAGCAAACCCTACAAAAACCGGAAAAGAGGGGAGCAAGCTGTTCAAATTTAACAAAGTACTTGGTCCCACGTCTTCTCAAG ATGAGGTATTCAAGGACATTCAACCACTAATTAGATCTGTCCTTGATggctataatgtttgcattttcgCATATGGTCAAACAGGATCAGGAAAAACCTACACAATG ACTGGACCTGAAAATGCAACCGAGGAGGAACTGGGTGTCAATTTCAGAGCTCTGAATGACCTGTTTCTGATATCACGCAATCGTGGAGATACAATCATGTATGATGTTAGTGTCCAAATGATTGAGATATATAACGAACAAATCCGTGATCTCTTAGGCAGCAAGGGTTCAGAGAAGAA ACTAGAGATATTGAATGCCAGCCATCCCAGTGGGCTTGCTGTTCCTGATGCAACAATACATCCTGTCAACTCAACTTCTGATGTTATTGAGTTAATAAGAACAGGACTTGGTAACAGAGCTGTGGGTGCGACAGCACTGAATGAACGAAGCAGCAGATCTCACAG TGTTGTCACTGTACACATTCAAGGTGTAGATTTGAAAACTGGAGCTACTTTACGTGGGGCGCTCCATCTTGTTGATCTTGCTGGAAGTGAAAGGGTGGACCGTTCTGCTGTCACAGGCGATAGACTCAAAGAAGCACAACACATTAATAAATCTTTGTCTGCTCTTGGAGATGTTATATTTTCTTTATCACAGAAGACTTCTCATATACCATACCGAAACAGCAAACTTACGCAAGTTCTGCAAAGTTCTTTGG GTGGCCATGCAAAGACCCTGATGTTTGTGCAGATCAATCCAGATGTCTCATCTTATGCAGAGAGTTTAAGTACTTTGAGGTTTGCTGAAAGAGTATCTGGAGTGGAACTAGGTGCTGCAAAGATGAATAAAGAAGGGAAAGACATCAGAGAATTTAAGGAACAG CTCTCACTgctcaaagataaaattgcaaagAAGGATGAGGAAATCAACCAGCTACAGACTCACACTCCAAGGACTATGTCAGGCAAACGTGCTGATTCCTTACTGAAACGTTCATCCTCCTCCTCAGGCGTTTCATATCTGGGTAGCAAAATCCAACATCGAAGAACGGCATCTTGTGGGAAGGCACTGGGCTTTGTCAGTAGGGGCTCCGATGCTGACAACTTCTCTGAGATTAGTGACAGGCATTCTGAAGCTAGTTCTATGCAGTCTGTTGATGATATCCATCAGCAGAGTGAGATTATGGCACATTCTAAGCTCTCTGAAGATGAGACAGGTCCAAACTCAGCTGATCCTGAGATTGACTGTTTTGGTTACGCTGATTCAGAGGGGAGGTTAAGCGATATATCAGATAGTGGCCTATCCATGGGAACAGAAACCGATGGTTCAGTAAGTAGCATGGTAGAGTATGCTCTTTTCCCAGAGCAGGAAAAAAATGCTAGCACGTGGAAAGAACAAAAAGGGGCACCTAACACGCCAATAGATCGATT ACGTAAGGTGACCACTCGAGTACAGAAGGCAGCAACACCGAAAACAACAACATCTTCTAGTTTGTGGCCCAAATCAAGTGATTCTCCTCCTAGATCTCCAA TGTCAGCAAGCACCCGAAGAAGCACAATCCCACGAGCAACATCCTCACCAAGAACCTCAAATACTCCGAAGAGATGGAATTAG
- the LOC124693539 gene encoding kinesin-like protein KIN-14M isoform X1, producing the protein MGLPSFTASDLDTGPVSAVVASVLALRDQFLPHAGEGWNFSVQQNGRKHSNELPRRENGQVTQNFEVTEDSKQMETMAQKVSKSPAVSEPLSPKVRPGQSSISRHAGRNFHEVFQLRQGGYSDLPSCKISEMMKSTSMDNAPTQSLLSVVNGILDEIIERKNGEIPYQLSCLLRRIVLEIERRISTQAEHIRNQNNLMKAREEKYKSRIRVLEALANGNSGQIHVSSSATNDKEHVAEDPVQQIKQMEKDKLQEKRRLVEEDLTKLIKDKENVTRLTKDKEDMARLLNDKEDIIRLMKEKEEMARLIKAKEDRVILKKGKDEDRDQSASEPIAKPIVHKDELISLMKDRDNNKNTIMRLKLELEATKSSYEESHSLLESKKEDVLKLLKDKENSDNVISQLRQELAIARRSHETYIQELKTTALQENRELEHRIKEVELKLEHSTNRGRYLEDLLESRIQTWEQKEIMLSEFVGLQVQNVQDLRLSSVSIRHEILNCQKSWSEELSGLGQSLKVLTSAAENYHATLEENRKLFNEVQELKGNIRVFCRIRPFLPNEDHKSSTTELIGDNGELILANPTKTGKEGSKLFKFNKVLGPTSSQDEVFKDIQPLIRSVLDGYNVCIFAYGQTGSGKTYTMTGPENATEEELGVNFRALNDLFLISRNRGDTIMYDVSVQMIEIYNEQIRDLLGSKGSEKKLEILNASHPSGLAVPDATIHPVNSTSDVIELIRTGLGNRAVGATALNERSSRSHSVVTVHIQGVDLKTGATLRGALHLVDLAGSERVDRSAVTGDRLKEAQHINKSLSALGDVIFSLSQKTSHIPYRNSKLTQVLQSSLGGHAKTLMFVQINPDVSSYAESLSTLRFAERVSGVELGAAKMNKEGKDIREFKEQLSLLKDKIAKKDEEINQLQTHTPRTMSGKRADSLLKRSSSSSGVSYLGSKIQHRRTASCGKALGFVSRGSDADNFSEISDRHSEASSMQSVDDIHQQSEIMAHSKLSEDETGPNSADPEIDCFGYADSEGRLSDISDSGLSMGTETDGSVSSMVEYALFPEQEKNASTWKEQKGAPNTPIDRLRKVTTRVQKAATPKTTTSSSLWPKSSDSPPRSPMSASTRRSTIPRATSSPRTSNTPKRWN; encoded by the exons ATGGGCCTTCCCAGCTTCACCGCCTCGGACCTCGACACG GGCCCAGTGTCAGCTGTGGTTGCCTCTGTTCTGGCACTAAGGGATCAGTTTCTCCCACATGCTGGGGAAGGCTGGAATTTTAGCGTACAACAAAATGGCAGGAAGCACAGCAATGAACTTCCCAGAAGGGAGAATGGTCAGGTAACACAAAATTTTGAAGTAACAGAAGATAGCAAACAAATGGAAACCATGGCACAGAAGGTCTCCAAAAGTCCGGCTGTATCAG AACCATTATCTCCTAAAGTACGACCTGGACAATCTTCTATATCACGGCATGCTGGACGCAATTTTCATGAAGTCTTCCAACTTAGGCAAGGAGGTTATTCTGATCTGCCAAGTTGTAAAATTTCAGAGATGATGAAGTCCACCAGCATGGAT AATGCCCCTACGCAGTCACTTTTGAGTGTTGTGAATGGCATCCTTGATGAGATCATTGAGAGGAAGAATGGAGAAATTCCTTAT CAACTCTCTTGCTTGTTGAGACGGATCGTACTGGAGATTGAGCGCCGTATTTCTACGCAGGCAGAGCATATAAGAAAT CAAAATAACCTTATGAAAGCACGTGAAGAGAAATATAAATCAAGGATAAGAGTGCTAGAAGCACTAGCAAATGGGAACAGTGGGCAAATACATGTAAGCTCAAGTGCTACAAATGACAAAGAACAT GTTGCTGAAGACCCTGtgcaacagataaag CAGATGGAGAAAGACAAACTTCAAGAGAAAAGGCGTTTAGTTGAGGAAGATCTGACAAAGTTGATCAAGGACAAGGAAAATGTAACTAGATTAACAAAGGACAAGGAAGACATGGCTAGACTGTTGAATGACAAGGAAGACATAATTCGGTTGATGAAAGAGAAGGAAGAAATGGCTAGATTGATAAAGGCGAAGGAAGACAGGGTTATCTTGAAGAAAGGTAAGGATGAAGACAGAGATCAATCGGCAAGTGAACCTATAGCTAAGCCAATTGTTCACAAGGATGAACTCATTAGTTTAATGAAGGATAGAGATAACAATAAAAATACAATTATGAGACTAAAGTTGGAACTAGAAGCTACCAAATCATCATACGAAGAGAGCCACAGCCTCCTGGAGTCTAAGAAGGAAGATGTACTTAAGCTTCTGAAGGATAAGGAGAACAGTGACAATGTAATATCACAACTCCGGCAAGAACTTGCCATAGCAAGAAGATCACATGAGACATATATTCAAGAATTGAAGACAACGGCTTTGCAGGAAAATAGGGAGCTCGAACATAGGATAAAGGAAGTAGAGCTAAAGCTAGAACATTCTACCAATAGAGGAAGATACCTTGAAGATTTGCTGGAATCAAGAATCCAAACTTGGGAGCAGAAGGAAATCATGCTGAGCGAATTTGTAGGTCTACAAGTACAGAATGTTCAG GATTTGAGGTTATCTTCTGTTTCCATTAGGCATGAAATCCTAAACTGCCAGAAAAGCTGGTCTGAAGAACTTAGTGGCCTTG GACAAAGCCTTAAGGTATTGACAAGTGCTGCAGAAAATTATCATGCTACTCttgaagaaaatagaaaattGTTCAACGAGGTTCAGGAGCTAAAAG GAAATATCAGAGTCTTTTGCCGGATAAGACCTTTTCTTCCTAACGAGGATCATAAGTCTAGTACAACTGAACTTATTGGTGATAACGGTGAACTCATTTTAGCAAACCCTACAAAAACCGGAAAAGAGGGGAGCAAGCTGTTCAAATTTAACAAAGTACTTGGTCCCACGTCTTCTCAAG ATGAGGTATTCAAGGACATTCAACCACTAATTAGATCTGTCCTTGATggctataatgtttgcattttcgCATATGGTCAAACAGGATCAGGAAAAACCTACACAATG ACTGGACCTGAAAATGCAACCGAGGAGGAACTGGGTGTCAATTTCAGAGCTCTGAATGACCTGTTTCTGATATCACGCAATCGTGGAGATACAATCATGTATGATGTTAGTGTCCAAATGATTGAGATATATAACGAACAAATCCGTGATCTCTTAGGCAGCAAGGGTTCAGAGAAGAA ACTAGAGATATTGAATGCCAGCCATCCCAGTGGGCTTGCTGTTCCTGATGCAACAATACATCCTGTCAACTCAACTTCTGATGTTATTGAGTTAATAAGAACAGGACTTGGTAACAGAGCTGTGGGTGCGACAGCACTGAATGAACGAAGCAGCAGATCTCACAG TGTTGTCACTGTACACATTCAAGGTGTAGATTTGAAAACTGGAGCTACTTTACGTGGGGCGCTCCATCTTGTTGATCTTGCTGGAAGTGAAAGGGTGGACCGTTCTGCTGTCACAGGCGATAGACTCAAAGAAGCACAACACATTAATAAATCTTTGTCTGCTCTTGGAGATGTTATATTTTCTTTATCACAGAAGACTTCTCATATACCATACCGAAACAGCAAACTTACGCAAGTTCTGCAAAGTTCTTTGG GTGGCCATGCAAAGACCCTGATGTTTGTGCAGATCAATCCAGATGTCTCATCTTATGCAGAGAGTTTAAGTACTTTGAGGTTTGCTGAAAGAGTATCTGGAGTGGAACTAGGTGCTGCAAAGATGAATAAAGAAGGGAAAGACATCAGAGAATTTAAGGAACAG CTCTCACTgctcaaagataaaattgcaaagAAGGATGAGGAAATCAACCAGCTACAGACTCACACTCCAAGGACTATGTCAGGCAAACGTGCTGATTCCTTACTGAAACGTTCATCCTCCTCCTCAGGCGTTTCATATCTGGGTAGCAAAATCCAACATCGAAGAACGGCATCTTGTGGGAAGGCACTGGGCTTTGTCAGTAGGGGCTCCGATGCTGACAACTTCTCTGAGATTAGTGACAGGCATTCTGAAGCTAGTTCTATGCAGTCTGTTGATGATATCCATCAGCAGAGTGAGATTATGGCACATTCTAAGCTCTCTGAAGATGAGACAGGTCCAAACTCAGCTGATCCTGAGATTGACTGTTTTGGTTACGCTGATTCAGAGGGGAGGTTAAGCGATATATCAGATAGTGGCCTATCCATGGGAACAGAAACCGATGGTTCAGTAAGTAGCATGGTAGAGTATGCTCTTTTCCCAGAGCAGGAAAAAAATGCTAGCACGTGGAAAGAACAAAAAGGGGCACCTAACACGCCAATAGATCGATT ACGTAAGGTGACCACTCGAGTACAGAAGGCAGCAACACCGAAAACAACAACATCTTCTAGTTTGTGGCCCAAATCAAGTGATTCTCCTCCTAGATCTCCAA TGTCAGCAAGCACCCGAAGAAGCACAATCCCACGAGCAACATCCTCACCAAGAACCTCAAATACTCCGAAGAGATGGAATTAG
- the LOC124693539 gene encoding kinesin-like protein KIN-14M isoform X2 — protein MGLPSFTASDLDTGPVSAVVASVLALRDQFLPHAGEGWNFSVQQNGRKHSNELPRRENGQVTQNFEVTEDSKQMETMAQKVSKSPAVSEPLSPKVRPGQSSISRHAGRNFHEVFQLRQGGYSDLPSCKISEMMKSTSMDNAPTQSLLSVVNGILDEIIERKNGEIPYQLSCLLRRIVLEIERRISTQAEHIRNQNNLMKAREEKYKSRIRVLEALANGNSGQIHVSSSATNDKEHVAEDPVQQIKMEKDKLQEKRRLVEEDLTKLIKDKENVTRLTKDKEDMARLLNDKEDIIRLMKEKEEMARLIKAKEDRVILKKGKDEDRDQSASEPIAKPIVHKDELISLMKDRDNNKNTIMRLKLELEATKSSYEESHSLLESKKEDVLKLLKDKENSDNVISQLRQELAIARRSHETYIQELKTTALQENRELEHRIKEVELKLEHSTNRGRYLEDLLESRIQTWEQKEIMLSEFVGLQVQNVQDLRLSSVSIRHEILNCQKSWSEELSGLGQSLKVLTSAAENYHATLEENRKLFNEVQELKGNIRVFCRIRPFLPNEDHKSSTTELIGDNGELILANPTKTGKEGSKLFKFNKVLGPTSSQDEVFKDIQPLIRSVLDGYNVCIFAYGQTGSGKTYTMTGPENATEEELGVNFRALNDLFLISRNRGDTIMYDVSVQMIEIYNEQIRDLLGSKGSEKKLEILNASHPSGLAVPDATIHPVNSTSDVIELIRTGLGNRAVGATALNERSSRSHSVVTVHIQGVDLKTGATLRGALHLVDLAGSERVDRSAVTGDRLKEAQHINKSLSALGDVIFSLSQKTSHIPYRNSKLTQVLQSSLGGHAKTLMFVQINPDVSSYAESLSTLRFAERVSGVELGAAKMNKEGKDIREFKEQLSLLKDKIAKKDEEINQLQTHTPRTMSGKRADSLLKRSSSSSGVSYLGSKIQHRRTASCGKALGFVSRGSDADNFSEISDRHSEASSMQSVDDIHQQSEIMAHSKLSEDETGPNSADPEIDCFGYADSEGRLSDISDSGLSMGTETDGSVSSMVEYALFPEQEKNASTWKEQKGAPNTPIDRLRKVTTRVQKAATPKTTTSSSLWPKSSDSPPRSPMSASTRRSTIPRATSSPRTSNTPKRWN, from the exons ATGGGCCTTCCCAGCTTCACCGCCTCGGACCTCGACACG GGCCCAGTGTCAGCTGTGGTTGCCTCTGTTCTGGCACTAAGGGATCAGTTTCTCCCACATGCTGGGGAAGGCTGGAATTTTAGCGTACAACAAAATGGCAGGAAGCACAGCAATGAACTTCCCAGAAGGGAGAATGGTCAGGTAACACAAAATTTTGAAGTAACAGAAGATAGCAAACAAATGGAAACCATGGCACAGAAGGTCTCCAAAAGTCCGGCTGTATCAG AACCATTATCTCCTAAAGTACGACCTGGACAATCTTCTATATCACGGCATGCTGGACGCAATTTTCATGAAGTCTTCCAACTTAGGCAAGGAGGTTATTCTGATCTGCCAAGTTGTAAAATTTCAGAGATGATGAAGTCCACCAGCATGGAT AATGCCCCTACGCAGTCACTTTTGAGTGTTGTGAATGGCATCCTTGATGAGATCATTGAGAGGAAGAATGGAGAAATTCCTTAT CAACTCTCTTGCTTGTTGAGACGGATCGTACTGGAGATTGAGCGCCGTATTTCTACGCAGGCAGAGCATATAAGAAAT CAAAATAACCTTATGAAAGCACGTGAAGAGAAATATAAATCAAGGATAAGAGTGCTAGAAGCACTAGCAAATGGGAACAGTGGGCAAATACATGTAAGCTCAAGTGCTACAAATGACAAAGAACAT GTTGCTGAAGACCCTGtgcaacagataaag ATGGAGAAAGACAAACTTCAAGAGAAAAGGCGTTTAGTTGAGGAAGATCTGACAAAGTTGATCAAGGACAAGGAAAATGTAACTAGATTAACAAAGGACAAGGAAGACATGGCTAGACTGTTGAATGACAAGGAAGACATAATTCGGTTGATGAAAGAGAAGGAAGAAATGGCTAGATTGATAAAGGCGAAGGAAGACAGGGTTATCTTGAAGAAAGGTAAGGATGAAGACAGAGATCAATCGGCAAGTGAACCTATAGCTAAGCCAATTGTTCACAAGGATGAACTCATTAGTTTAATGAAGGATAGAGATAACAATAAAAATACAATTATGAGACTAAAGTTGGAACTAGAAGCTACCAAATCATCATACGAAGAGAGCCACAGCCTCCTGGAGTCTAAGAAGGAAGATGTACTTAAGCTTCTGAAGGATAAGGAGAACAGTGACAATGTAATATCACAACTCCGGCAAGAACTTGCCATAGCAAGAAGATCACATGAGACATATATTCAAGAATTGAAGACAACGGCTTTGCAGGAAAATAGGGAGCTCGAACATAGGATAAAGGAAGTAGAGCTAAAGCTAGAACATTCTACCAATAGAGGAAGATACCTTGAAGATTTGCTGGAATCAAGAATCCAAACTTGGGAGCAGAAGGAAATCATGCTGAGCGAATTTGTAGGTCTACAAGTACAGAATGTTCAG GATTTGAGGTTATCTTCTGTTTCCATTAGGCATGAAATCCTAAACTGCCAGAAAAGCTGGTCTGAAGAACTTAGTGGCCTTG GACAAAGCCTTAAGGTATTGACAAGTGCTGCAGAAAATTATCATGCTACTCttgaagaaaatagaaaattGTTCAACGAGGTTCAGGAGCTAAAAG GAAATATCAGAGTCTTTTGCCGGATAAGACCTTTTCTTCCTAACGAGGATCATAAGTCTAGTACAACTGAACTTATTGGTGATAACGGTGAACTCATTTTAGCAAACCCTACAAAAACCGGAAAAGAGGGGAGCAAGCTGTTCAAATTTAACAAAGTACTTGGTCCCACGTCTTCTCAAG ATGAGGTATTCAAGGACATTCAACCACTAATTAGATCTGTCCTTGATggctataatgtttgcattttcgCATATGGTCAAACAGGATCAGGAAAAACCTACACAATG ACTGGACCTGAAAATGCAACCGAGGAGGAACTGGGTGTCAATTTCAGAGCTCTGAATGACCTGTTTCTGATATCACGCAATCGTGGAGATACAATCATGTATGATGTTAGTGTCCAAATGATTGAGATATATAACGAACAAATCCGTGATCTCTTAGGCAGCAAGGGTTCAGAGAAGAA ACTAGAGATATTGAATGCCAGCCATCCCAGTGGGCTTGCTGTTCCTGATGCAACAATACATCCTGTCAACTCAACTTCTGATGTTATTGAGTTAATAAGAACAGGACTTGGTAACAGAGCTGTGGGTGCGACAGCACTGAATGAACGAAGCAGCAGATCTCACAG TGTTGTCACTGTACACATTCAAGGTGTAGATTTGAAAACTGGAGCTACTTTACGTGGGGCGCTCCATCTTGTTGATCTTGCTGGAAGTGAAAGGGTGGACCGTTCTGCTGTCACAGGCGATAGACTCAAAGAAGCACAACACATTAATAAATCTTTGTCTGCTCTTGGAGATGTTATATTTTCTTTATCACAGAAGACTTCTCATATACCATACCGAAACAGCAAACTTACGCAAGTTCTGCAAAGTTCTTTGG GTGGCCATGCAAAGACCCTGATGTTTGTGCAGATCAATCCAGATGTCTCATCTTATGCAGAGAGTTTAAGTACTTTGAGGTTTGCTGAAAGAGTATCTGGAGTGGAACTAGGTGCTGCAAAGATGAATAAAGAAGGGAAAGACATCAGAGAATTTAAGGAACAG CTCTCACTgctcaaagataaaattgcaaagAAGGATGAGGAAATCAACCAGCTACAGACTCACACTCCAAGGACTATGTCAGGCAAACGTGCTGATTCCTTACTGAAACGTTCATCCTCCTCCTCAGGCGTTTCATATCTGGGTAGCAAAATCCAACATCGAAGAACGGCATCTTGTGGGAAGGCACTGGGCTTTGTCAGTAGGGGCTCCGATGCTGACAACTTCTCTGAGATTAGTGACAGGCATTCTGAAGCTAGTTCTATGCAGTCTGTTGATGATATCCATCAGCAGAGTGAGATTATGGCACATTCTAAGCTCTCTGAAGATGAGACAGGTCCAAACTCAGCTGATCCTGAGATTGACTGTTTTGGTTACGCTGATTCAGAGGGGAGGTTAAGCGATATATCAGATAGTGGCCTATCCATGGGAACAGAAACCGATGGTTCAGTAAGTAGCATGGTAGAGTATGCTCTTTTCCCAGAGCAGGAAAAAAATGCTAGCACGTGGAAAGAACAAAAAGGGGCACCTAACACGCCAATAGATCGATT ACGTAAGGTGACCACTCGAGTACAGAAGGCAGCAACACCGAAAACAACAACATCTTCTAGTTTGTGGCCCAAATCAAGTGATTCTCCTCCTAGATCTCCAA TGTCAGCAAGCACCCGAAGAAGCACAATCCCACGAGCAACATCCTCACCAAGAACCTCAAATACTCCGAAGAGATGGAATTAG